The Cricetulus griseus strain 17A/GY chromosome 9, alternate assembly CriGri-PICRH-1.0, whole genome shotgun sequence genome has a segment encoding these proteins:
- the Gemin7 gene encoding gem-associated protein 7 isoform X2 has protein sequence MTDGGVDVLILPPPLQRWSCRGWQSPGPARRPTSDQRTRGGSGRRRNPGVRGSVPTRTHVATAPAERRRSGLGAFAGTCAAAAAAVAARAEVTELATTTWVAWAMQTPRTIPVPVPVLRLPRGPDGFSRGFAPDGRRALLRPKATEVGEGTQDPPEFQEQRARAALRERYLRSLLAMVGHPVSFTLHEGVHVTAQFGATDLDVANFYVSQLQTPIGVQAEALLRCSDIISYSFKL, from the exons GCTGGCAGAGCCCAGGGCCGGCCAGGCGACCCACAAGTGACCAGCGAACACGTGGGGGAAGCGGACGCCGGCGGAACCCAGGCGTGAGGGGCTCGGTGCCCACCCGGACCCATGTGGCGACCGCGCCGGCGGAACGCAGGCGCTCCGGACTGGGTGCCTTTGCCGGGACCTgtgcggcggcggcggcggcggtggcGGCCAGGGCGGAAGTTACGGAGCTTGCAACGACAACCTGGGTGG CCTGGGCCATGCAGACCCCTCGGACCATCCCTGTGCCGGTGCCCGTGCTCCGCCTTCCTCGGGGCCCGGATGGCTTTAGCCGAGGATTTGCCCCTGATGGACGCAGGGCCCTCCTGAGGCCAAAAGCCACAGAAGTCGGAGAAGGTACTCAAGACCCCCCAGAGTTTCAGGAACAGCGGGCCCGAGCGGCCCTCCGTGAGCGCTACCTCCGCAGCCTCCTAGCCATGGTGGGTCACCCTGTGAGCTTCACGCTGCACGAAGGCGTGCATGTGACCGCCCAGTTTGGAGCCACAGACCTGGATGTAGCCAACTTCTACGTGTCCCAGCTGCAGACTCCCATAGGCGTCCAGGCAGAAGCCCTGCTCCGATGCAGTGACATCATTTCCTATTCCTTCAAGCTGTAA
- the Gemin7 gene encoding gem-associated protein 7 isoform X3 has protein sequence MTMTSVHPRCPLPGWQSPGPARRPTSDQRTRGGSGRRRNPGVRGSVPTRTHVATAPAERRRSGLGAFAGTCAAAAAAVAARAEVTELATTTWVAWAMQTPRTIPVPVPVLRLPRGPDGFSRGFAPDGRRALLRPKATEVGEGTQDPPEFQEQRARAALRERYLRSLLAMVGHPVSFTLHEGVHVTAQFGATDLDVANFYVSQLQTPIGVQAEALLRCSDIISYSFKL, from the exons ATGACCATGACCTCTGTCCATCCAAGATGCCCTCTTCCTG GCTGGCAGAGCCCAGGGCCGGCCAGGCGACCCACAAGTGACCAGCGAACACGTGGGGGAAGCGGACGCCGGCGGAACCCAGGCGTGAGGGGCTCGGTGCCCACCCGGACCCATGTGGCGACCGCGCCGGCGGAACGCAGGCGCTCCGGACTGGGTGCCTTTGCCGGGACCTgtgcggcggcggcggcggcggtggcGGCCAGGGCGGAAGTTACGGAGCTTGCAACGACAACCTGGGTGG CCTGGGCCATGCAGACCCCTCGGACCATCCCTGTGCCGGTGCCCGTGCTCCGCCTTCCTCGGGGCCCGGATGGCTTTAGCCGAGGATTTGCCCCTGATGGACGCAGGGCCCTCCTGAGGCCAAAAGCCACAGAAGTCGGAGAAGGTACTCAAGACCCCCCAGAGTTTCAGGAACAGCGGGCCCGAGCGGCCCTCCGTGAGCGCTACCTCCGCAGCCTCCTAGCCATGGTGGGTCACCCTGTGAGCTTCACGCTGCACGAAGGCGTGCATGTGACCGCCCAGTTTGGAGCCACAGACCTGGATGTAGCCAACTTCTACGTGTCCCAGCTGCAGACTCCCATAGGCGTCCAGGCAGAAGCCCTGCTCCGATGCAGTGACATCATTTCCTATTCCTTCAAGCTGTAA
- the Gemin7 gene encoding gem-associated protein 7 isoform X4: protein MQTPRTIPVPVPVLRLPRGPDGFSRGFAPDGRRALLRPKATEVGEGTQDPPEFQEQRARAALRERYLRSLLAMVGHPVSFTLHEGVHVTAQFGATDLDVANFYVSQLQTPIGVQAEALLRCSDIISYSFKL, encoded by the coding sequence ATGCAGACCCCTCGGACCATCCCTGTGCCGGTGCCCGTGCTCCGCCTTCCTCGGGGCCCGGATGGCTTTAGCCGAGGATTTGCCCCTGATGGACGCAGGGCCCTCCTGAGGCCAAAAGCCACAGAAGTCGGAGAAGGTACTCAAGACCCCCCAGAGTTTCAGGAACAGCGGGCCCGAGCGGCCCTCCGTGAGCGCTACCTCCGCAGCCTCCTAGCCATGGTGGGTCACCCTGTGAGCTTCACGCTGCACGAAGGCGTGCATGTGACCGCCCAGTTTGGAGCCACAGACCTGGATGTAGCCAACTTCTACGTGTCCCAGCTGCAGACTCCCATAGGCGTCCAGGCAGAAGCCCTGCTCCGATGCAGTGACATCATTTCCTATTCCTTCAAGCTGTAA